CTGAACAGCCCGGTCCCCCAGTCGCCGCAGCCCACCGCGTCGACCAGGGTGAGATCGGCGTACCGGGCCCCTTCCAGCAGCAGCGCCCGCAGCGCCACGGCCCCGCCGATGTCGTGGGCGATCACCCTCGGGTTCTCCAGCCCCCAGTGATCCAGCAGCCCGGTGAACACCCGCGTGTGCGCGGCCAGCCGGAGATCCTGCCCCGCGCGCTGCTCCGACTGCCCGAAGCCGAGCAGGTCGAAGACGTAGACCTGGTGGTCCTGGGCGAGCGCCGGTGCGATCTCGCGCCAGATGCGCGACGAGAACGGGGTGCCGTGGAGCAGGACGACCGGGTCGCCCTTCCCCAGCACGTCCCAGCGGACCGTCCCGTCCGGGGTCTCGAACGTCCTGGTCAGATTGCCGTTCATGACACGCCTCCTGATGTCGGGTGCAGAATCCTGCCGGACTTCGACGTTACCAGAGCGGTCCACTTGTCGGTAACGTTGGTAGAGTGGGGATCATGCGACGGAACCCGGCACCCGTGGAACTCGAACCGGTCGAGGCGTTCTGCAACACGGCGACCTTTCTCCACGGGGAGGACGAGCTCGCCCGGCCCGGGACGGCGGGCGGATGGCTGCGGGCGCACGGGTATCCGGAAGCGGTCGCCCCGGCCGAGCTGGCGGCGCTCACGGAGGCCCGGGAGACCGTACGGGCCTTCCTGGTGGAGCGGACCTCCCCCGAGGCCCTCGACGCCCTCAACCGGCTGATCCACTCCGTGGCGGGCCCCCCGGCCGTGCGCCCGGACGGCACACTCGCCCTGCGCCCGGCCGACGACGGGCCGCCGGCGGCGGAGATCGTCCGCACGGTGCTCGAAGCCCTGCTGCGCGACGGCCTGACCGGGCGTCACGCGACGCGGCTCAAGGCCTGCGCGGCGCCGGAATGCCGCTGGGTGTTCTACGACCGGGCGCCGTCGTCGAACGGCCTGTGGTGCGACATGGACGTGTGCGGCGCCCGGCACAAGATGCGGGCCTACCGCGCCCGTGGCGGCGCCACCGCACGCCGGGACGGCTGAGGGACAGCGTGACCATGACCGGGCCCCGCCGCCGGACGGCAGCCGCAGCACGGTGTGTTGTCGCTGGTGGTCGGAGATGCACAGGGACGCCACGCCATGCGCCGGGGGCACCCGTCCGCCGCGCCAGGCGCGGTCCCGGGTGCGGCAGGGCGACCGGCGCTGCGCACAGCAGCAGCGCCGCGGCCATCGCCGCGAGCCGCCAACGCGGCCGCCTGCGCCCCTGCTTCGACGCTGAAGGAATCGACGGGGTCCGGCGAAGGTGCTCGCAGACGGCAGCGGCCAGGTCACCGTCCACACCACCGGACTGCCCCACCCCAACGGGCTCGCCCTGGACAAGGCGGGGAGCCTCTTCATGGCGGGACTTCGCCAACGACCGCGTGGTGAGGGCCCCCGCCGACGGCGGCCCGCAGACGACCGTGCCCACGACCGGTCTGTCCCGGCCGACCAGCCTGACGTTCGTCCGAGGAGGGGACCGGTTCGTCTCCCACAGCGGCAACGACCGGGTGGGGCGGTTGGCGGCGGACGGCAGCGGACCGTCCCGGCGATCGGGCTCAACTCCCCGTACGGCCTGGTCTTCGACCCGGCGGGCGCGCTGCACATCGCGGACTTCGACAACAGCCGGGTGGTGAAGCTGCCGGTGCGCGGCGGCCGGCGGACGGTGCCGGTCGCGGGCCTGCGCACCCCGGCGGGACTGGCCACCTCCTCGGGGCGCGAAAGCTACTGACGCTTCTCCTCACGGCTTCAAGGAGCGGTGACCGTGAGGTCGCCCCGGCGCGGCGAGGCGAAGGCGTCCAGGTCCGCGCGGGTCAGGCCGGTCAGCCGGGCGACCTCGGCGGTGTCCAGCGCGCCGCAGTCGATGCCGCGCAGCAGATAGCCGCTGAGGGCCTTGGCGGTGGCGGGTTCGTCCATGACGTCACCGCCGGCCTTGGCCACGTAGGCGGCGAGACGCGCGGCGGCGGGCTCCAGGCCCTCCCGGTAGAAGGCGTACACGGCCGCGTAGCGCGTCGGCAGGTGGCCGGGGTGCATGTCCCAGCCCTGGTAGTAGGCGCGGGCCAGGGCACGGCGGGTGAGGCCGTAGTGGAGCCTCCAGGCCTCGTGGACCTGAGCGGTCGGGCCCACGGGCAGGACGTTGGTGGAACCGTCGGAGACGCGTACGCCGGTGCCCGCGGCCGCGACCTGCATGACGGCCTTGGCGTGGTCGGCGGCGGGGTGGTCGCCGGCCTGGTAGGCGGCGCTGACCCCGACGCAGGCGCTGTAGTCGAAGGTGCCGTAGTGCAGCCCGGTCGCCCGGCCCTGCGCGGCGTCGATCATGCGGGCGACGGCGGCGGTCCCGTCGGCGGCGAGGATGGACTGGCTGGTCTCGATCTGGATCTCGAAGCCGATCCGTCCGGCGTCGAGGCCGTGGGCCTTCTCGAAGGCTTCGAGGAGCTGGACGAAGGCGGTGACCTGCTCGGGGTACGTGACCTTCGGAAGGGTCAGCACGAGCCCTTCGGGGAGCCCGCCCGCCTCCATCAGGCCGGTGAGGAACACGTCCGTGGTGCGGATGCCCCGGTCGCGGACACCGGCCTCCATGCACTTCATCCGGATGCCCGCGTACGGGGCGGCAGTGCCGTTCGCGTACGCCTCGGAGACCAGGCGCGCGGCCCGGGCCGCGGCCTCGTCCTCCTCCGCGTCCGGGCGGGGGCCGTAGCCGTCCTCGAAGTCGATGCGCAGGTCCTCGACGGGCTCGCGCCCCAGCTTGGCGCGTACGCGGTCGTGGACCGGGCCCGCCAGCTCCTCGGGGATGCCGAGGACGGCGGCGAACGAAGCGGCGTCGGGGGCGTGTTCGTCGAGGGCGGCCAGCGCCCGGTCGCCCCAGGAGCGCAGGGTGCCGGGCTCGAAGACGTCACCGGGTACGTAGACGGTGTGCACGGGCTGGCGGGTGCCGGGGTCTCCTGGGTAGCGGCGGGCGAGTTCCGCGTCGACCGCCGTGAGGGAGGCACTGATCTCCTCGCTGACCGCACCGGCGAGGCTCGTTGCCACCTTCTCCTGCTGACCCATGACCGCACCCTCCACACTCTCGCTGTTTCCGCTTCCCGGAATCAACAATCCGTATAGTGAAGTTATAAGGCCGCTCGACCCGCGTCAATGGTCGCCCGGAACGGCACCGGGCCGCGCGGTGGGGTTCACCGTGCGGCCCGGGCGGGGTGGAGCGGGGTGGTGCTGGGGGATCAGCCCTTGCGGGTGTTGATCTCCTCGGTGAGCTGGGGAACGACCGTGAAGAGGTCACCGATCACGCCGTAGTCGACGAGTTCGAAGATCGGGGCCTCGGCGTCCTTGTTGATCGCGACGATCGTCTTCGAGGTCTGCATCCCCGCCCGGTGCTGGATCGCACCGGAGATACCCGAGGCGATGTACAGCTGCGGCGAGACGGACTTGCCCGTCTGCCCGACCTGCGAGGTGTGCGGGTACCAGCCCGCGTCCACCGCCGCACGCGACGCGCCCACCGCGGCACCCAGCGAGTCCGCGAGCGCCTCGATCAGCGGGAAGTTCTCCGCGCCGTTGACGCCACGGCCACCCGAGACCACGATCGCCGCCTCGGTCAGCTCCGGGCGCCCGGTCGACTCCCGCGCCGTCCGCGAGACCACCTTCGTGCCCGTCGAACCCTCACCGAACGAGACCGCCAGGGCCTCGACCGCACCCGCGGCGGCGGCCGGCTCGACCGGAGCGGAGTTCGGCTTCACCGTGATCACCGGAACACCCCTGGAAACCCGGGACTTGGTGGTGTAGGAAGCGGCGAACACCGCCTGCGTCGCCACCGGACCCCCGTCCCCGGCCTCCAGATCAGTGGCATCGGTGATGATCCCGGAACCGATCCGCAGCGCGAGACGCGCGGCGACCTCCTTGCCCTCCGCCGAGGACACCACCAGCACCGCCGCCGGCGACACCGCCTCGAACGCCGCCTGCAGCGCGTCGACCTTCGGCACCACCAGATAGTCCGCGAACTCCGGAGCGTCGGAGACCAGCACCTTCACCGCACCGTGCTCACCCAGCACACCAGCAGTCGCCTCGGCACCCGCACCCAGGGCCACGGCCACCGGGTCACCGATCCGACGCGCCAGCGTCAGCAGCTCCAGCGTGGGCTTACGGACCGCACCATCCACATGATCGACCAGAACCAGAACTTCAGCCATGACAACGCACTCCAGACAGACGAGAGAAGAGAAGGAGGGGAAGGGAGAGCAAGGACTACGCGTGCGGGATCAGATGAACTTCTGGCCCGCGAGGAACTCGGCGAGCTGCTTCGCGCCCTCACCCTCGTCCTTCACGATCGTGCCCGCCGTACGCGCCGGACGCTCGGTCGCCGAATCGACCGCCGTCCACGCACCCGCCAGACCCACCTCGCCCGCCTCCAGCTCCAGATCCTCCAGATCCAAAGACTCCACCGGCTTCTTCTTCGCCGCCATGATCCCCTTGAACGAGGGGTAACGCGCCTCACCGGACTGGTCGGTCACCGACACCACCGCCGGCAGCGACGCCTCAAGCCGCTCGGTCGCCGTGTCACCGTCACGCCGCCCGGTCACCACACCCTCGTTCACCGACACCTCGGACAGCAGCGTCACCTGCGGCACACCCAACCGCTCCGCCAGCAGCGCCGGCAGCACACCCATCACCCCGTCCGTCGAGGCCATACCACAGATCACCAGGTCGTAACCGGTCTTCTCGACCGCCCTCGCCAGCACCAGCGACGTACCCATCACATCCGTGCCGTGCAGATCGTCGTCCTCGACGTGAACCGCCCTGTCCGCACCCATCGACAACGCCTTGCGCAACGCGTCCCTGGCATCCTCCGGACCCACCGTCACCACGGTGATCTCCGCATCGTCCGCCCCGTCCGCGATCTGCAACGCCTGCTCGACCGCGTACTCGTCCAGCTCCGACAGCAGACCGTCGACATCCTCACGGTCCAACGTCAGGTCATCGGCGAAACGCCGGTCACCGGTCGCGTCGGGCACGTACTTCACACAGACAACGATCCTCAAGCTCACGCCGGCTCTCCTACTGCATCGTCATTTCCGGGCTGCCTTGTTGCACGCAGCATAGGCGCCTTGTCGGGCCGGATCCGGTCAGGACGACCGAGGCTCCGAGGCCGATATTACTCGCCAGTACACCCAGACTGTTACCCCTGAGCAAGCGCACCGCACTGTGACCTTGCCAACGCGGCAGAGCCGTGCGTGCGTGGGCTCAGTCTCGCAGAGCCGTGAACCGTCCCTGGTGATAGACCAGCGGGCGACCGGTCCCCGAGGGCGAGCCTGCCACGGCTTCGGCGATGACGATGCGGTGGTCCCCCGCCGGAACGCGGGACACGACCCGGCAGACCAGCCAGGCGGACACGTCCGCCAGGAGCGGAACGCCTTCGGGGCCGCTGCTCCAGTCGGTCGACGGGCCGAAGCGGTCGGCTCCGCTGCGGGCGAAGGTCGCGGCCAGTTCCTGCTGGTGCTCGCCGAGTATGTGGACGCCGACGTACGCGGCCCCGGACAGCACGGGCCAGCTGGAGGACGACGTGCCGATGCCGAAGGAGATCAGCGGGGGTTCGGCGGCGACGGAGGTCAGCGAGGTGGCGGTGAAGCCGACCGGGCGCTCCCCGGCGGCGGTGATCACGGCGACGCCCGCGGCGTGGCGGCGGAAGACGGAGCGGAAGAGTTCGGGCGTGGCGGCCGTCGGTGCGGAGGCGAGATCGGGCGTTGCCGTCATGGACGTGTCCTTCTGCGGGAGTGGCATACGGGTCCGTGGGTGCTCAGACACCCGGACAGCGCGCGCTCGCGTAGCGTGCGAGGTCCACATGGACCCGGCCGTGAAGAAGGAGTTCTGGCGGCATAACGTCAGACTGACGATGCGTGGTGCGTGCAGTCAAGCGGGTTCCGGAATGTGGGAGATGCGTCACGGTCCGTCATATGGCGTGCCCCAGCGCCGCGACGACGTCGACCGTGCGGGGCTGGCCGGATGCCCGGCGGACCACCTCGCCCTGCGCGTCGAGCACCAGGACGGTCGGCGTTTTCGTGATGTCCAGTTCCCGCACGAGCGTGAGATGAGCCTCGGCGTCGATCTCGATGTGGGCGACCCCGTCGACCATCCCGGCCACCTCGGTGAGCGTGCGTCGGGTGGCCCGGCACGGCTGGCAGAAGGCGCTGGAGAACTGGACGAGCGTGGCGCGCTCCCCCAGCTCCGCGCCGAGTCGGGCTGCGTCGAGTCGCTGTCCGCGGGTCCGGCGGTCCACCTGGTGCCTCCTGATCAGAGCTCTTCGTACGGGCTCAGCACCGACTGCCGCCCCGGCATTCCCACAGCGTGCGGGTCACACGCACGTGACGAGAATCTCGCGGTCCACGTCCGCCGGGACTGGCCAGCGGCTCGCGCATGGGGCACCATCGCCACAATGCCGAAAACCTACGGCTGCGTAACTTCCGCCGGGAGAACCCTCCCGAGCCACTGAAGAAGGGTCTTCCCCAGATGGCAGAACTCGTCTATCGACCGGTCATCGGCGCCGCTCGCACCATGTTCAAGGCGCTCGACCTGAAGATCGACACTCAGGGTTCGGAGCACATCCCGAAGACCGGTGGTGCGGTGCTGGTCAGCAATCACATCAGCTATCTCGACTTCATCTTCACCGGCCTCGGCGCTCTTCCGCAGAAGCGGCTCGTCCGGTTCATGGCGAAGGAATCGGTCTTCCGGCACAAGATCTCCGGTCCGCTGATGCGGGGAATGAAGCACATCCCCGTCGACCGCAACCAGGGCGAGGACGCGTACGCCCACGCGCTCCGGTCGCTGCGTTCCGGTGAGATCATCGGCGTGTTCCCCGAGGCCACCATCTCCCAGTCCTTCACGCTGAAGAGCTTCAAGTCGGGCGCCGCGCGCCTGGCCCAGGAGGCCGGGGTCCCGCTGATCCCGATGGCGCTCTGGGGCACGCAGCGGATCTGGACGAAGGGCCGGCCGCGCAACTTCAAGCGCAGCCACATCCCGATCACCATCCGGGTCGGCGAGCCCGTGGAGGCGCCCGCCGACCAGTACGCGGGCGCCATCACCCGGCGGCTGCGGGAGCGGGTCCAGGAGCTGCTGGAGGCGGCGCAGCGGGCCTACCCGGTGCGCCCGAAGGACGCGAGCGACACCTGGTGGGTGCCGGCCCACCTCGGCGGTACGGCCCCGACCCCCGCCGAGGTGCGCGAGCTGGGCTGACCGGCCCCTCTCCCGCCTCTTCCCTCCCGAGCCCCCGGTGAGCACGTACGCCGGGGGCTCAGAGGTGTGTGGGAAGGGTCCGCAGGAGTTCCGTGCGGTCCCGGGCGCTCCTCAGCGTGTGGAGGATCTCCGGTGGCGGTGCGGCGTACACGGCCGGGTAGTCCACCTCCCCGAGGTGCTCGCGTACCGTCCACGCCAGCCGCTCCTCCTCCAGCGAGAACTGCGCGTCGATGCCCGGTCTGTTGCCCCGGGGGTCCACCCGCGCCCAGTGGTCGTGTCCGGGCAGGCGGAGCGCGACCAGGCCGTGGACCACGGGGTTGCCCCCGTCGTCGTCGGCGAGGCGCTGGTAGCAGAGGCCGGCCGGGATGCCGTGGGCGCGGAGCAGCGCGGTCAGCGCGATGGACTTGGCGTAGCAGATGCCGTTGCGGGTGGCGAGGACGTCGGAGGCGCGCCAGGTGACGCGTGGATCGCCGGAGTCCGCGGAGTGCGGGACGGTGTCGCGTACGTATGTGAAGGCGGTTCGGGCGTATGTGTATGCGTCGTCGGCCTCGCGCGCCAGGTCGGCCGCCACCTCCCGCACCCGGGGGTGTTCATGGTCGATGGCTTCGTCGGCGGCCAGATAGGCGGTGTCCGGGGACTGCTGGATCAGGTGCATGGTCCCGGAGCGTACGAAGCGGCCGACCGGAGATCAATTGATTTCCGGTCGGCCGCATATTCATGCACGGTGTGCGCTAGCGCGTCATCTCTTCCTTGAGCGCCTGGAGGAAGGCATCGACGTCGTCCTCGCGGGTGTCGAAGGCGCACATCCAGCGGACATCGCCGGCCGCCTCGTCCCAGAAGTAGAAGCGGAAGCGCTCCTGGAGCCGTTCGCTGACGGCGTGCGGCAGCCGGGCGAACACGGCGTTCGCCTGGACCGGATAGAGGATCTCGACCCCGTCGATCGCCCGGACCCCCTCGGCGAGGCGCTGGGCCATGGCGTTGGCGTGCCGGGCGTTGCGCAGCCACAGGTCCTTGGCGAGCAGCGCCTCCAGCTGGACGGAGACGAAGCGCATCTTGGAAGCGAGCTGCATGGAGAGCTTGCGCAGGTGCTTCATCGCGCGGACCGCGTCAGGGTTGAGCACGACGACGGCCTCGCCGAACAGCGCGCCGTTCTTCGTGCCGCCGAAGGACAGCACATCGACGCCGACCGTGTTGGTGAACGTCCGCATCGGCACGTCCAGGGAGGCGGCCGCGTTGGCTATCCGGGCCCCGTCGAGGTGCACCTTCATGCCGCGCTCGTGGGCGTGGTCGCAGATGGCGCGGATCTCGTCGGGGGTGTAGACGGTGCCCAGCTCGGTGTTCTGGGTGATCGAGACGACCTGCGGCATGGCCCGGTGCTCGTCGTCCCAGCCGTACGCCTGCCGGTCGATGAGCTCGGGGGTGAGCTTGCCGTCCGGAGTGGGCACGGTGAGGAGCTTCAGCCCGCCCATCCGCTCGGGCGCGCCGCCCTCGTCCACGTTGATGTGCGCGGACTCGGCGCAGATGACCGCTCCCCAGCGGTCGGTGAGCGCCTGGAGGGCGACCACGTTGGCTCCGGTGCCGTTGAAGACCGGGAAGGCCTCGGCGGTGGGGCCGAAGTGGCTGTGCATGACGCGCTGGAGATGGCCGGTGTAGTCGTCCTCGCCGTAGGCGACCTGGTGGCCGCCGTTGGCCAGCGCGATGGCCGCGAGGACCTCCGGGTGCGCTCCGGCGTAGTTGTCACTGGCGAAGCCGCGTACCTGCGGATCGTGGTGACGTCGCGCGTCGGTCCTCACGGTTGCGGGGTCAGCCACAGGCGCTTTCCGTTCACTTCGGGGGCGGGCTCGTCCCAGACACCGGCGATGGCCTCGGCCAGCTCCGTGACGTCGGTGAAGCCCGCGAACTTCGCATTCGGGCGCTCGGCGCGCATCGCGTCGTTCACCAGTGCCTTGACCACCAGAATGGCAGCAGCGGTACGCGGTCCGTCCTCGCCCCCCGCCTTGCGGAAGGCGTCGCCGAGCGCGAGGGTCCACGCCTCGGCCGCGGCCTTGGCGGCGGAGTAGGCGGCGTTGCCCGCGGTGGGCTTGCTGGCTCCGGCGGCGCTGATCAGGAGGTAGCGGCCCTTGCGGCTGCGCTCCAGTGGCTCCTGGAAGGCCAGCGAGGTCGACTGGACGGTGCGGATGAGCAGCTTCTCCAGCGCGTCCCAGTCGGAGAGCACGGTCTCCTGGAACGACGGGCTGCCGCGCCAGCCGCCGACGAGGTGGACCAGGCCGTCGATGCGGCCGAACTCCGCCTCGGTGCGCTTGGCCCAGTCCCGGGTGGCGTCGAGGTCGAGCAGATCGACGGTCTCACCGGTGACGGTCGCACCCCCGTGGGCGTACCGGGCGGCGTCGACCGCCTCGGCGAGCCGTTCGGGGTTGGCGTCGCAGCCGACGACCGTGGCGCCCGCCTCGGCGAGTCGCAGCAGCGTCGCCCGGCCGGCGGGTCCCGCCGCTCCGGCGACCGCGACCACGGCTCCTTCGAGCGCACCCGTCCCCTCGCCCCTGCCGTTTCCGTTCATGGCCACCGCCTCCTCGGGAGAATGGTTCACGCGGCTGCCCGCTCGTCGTTCGCCGCGGTGATTCCCTTGGTGGAGGCAATCACGTGCTTCAGCTTCTTGGCGAGCGCCTCATAGAACATGCTCAGGGGAAACTCGTCCGGAAGCACGTCGTCGACGAGCTTGCGAGGAGGAAGTGTGAGGTCGAGGGCGTCGGGGCCCTTGGCCCATCGCGATCCCGGGTGCGGGGCGAGGTAGGTGGAGACGAGGTCGTACGCGGCGAACCAGTGGACCAGCTTGGGCCGGTCGATACCGTCGCGGTAGAGCTTCTCGATCTCGGCGCAGAGCTGGTTGGTGACCTGCGGAGCGCGGTCCCAGTCGATCTTCAGGGTGTTGTCGGTCCAGCGGACGACGTCGTGCTTGTGGAGGTAGGCGAAGAGGAGCTGGCCGCCGAGGCCGTCGTAGTTGCGGACGCGCTCGCCGGTGACGGGGAAGCGGAACATCCGGTCGAAGAGCACCGCGTACTGCACGTCGCGGCCGTGGGCGTTGCCCTCGGACTCCAGCTTCACGGCCTCCTTGAAGGCGGTGAGGTCGCAGCGCAGCTCCTCCAGGCCGTACATCCAGAACGGCTGGCGCTGCTTGATCATGAACGGGTCGAACGGCAGGTCGCCGTGGCTGTGGGTGCGGTCGTGGACCATGTCCCACAGGACGAACGCCTGCTCGCAGCGCTGCTGGTCGCCGACCATCTCGCGGATGTCGTCGGGCAGCTCCAGGCCGAGCAGCTCGACGGAGGCCTCGGTGACGCGGCGGAAGCGGGCGGCCTCGCGGTCGCAGAAGATGCCGCCCCAGCTGAAGCGCTCGGGGGCCTCGCGCACGGCGATGGTCTCCGGGAAGAGCACCGCGGAGTTGGTGTCGTAGCCGGAGGTGAAGTCCTCGAAGGTGATCCCGCAGAAGAGCGGGTTGTCGTAGCGGTTCGCCTCCAGGTCGGCGAGCCACTGGGGCCAGACCATCTTGAGGACGACCGCTTCGAGGTTGCGGTCGGGGTTGCCGTTCTGCGTGTACATCGCGAAGACGACGAGGTGCTGGAGGCCGTCGGCCCGCATCTTCGCGGGCTGGAAGGCGAGCAGCGAGTCCAGGAAGTCGGGGACGCGGAAGCCGTCGGCGGCCCAGCGGCGCAGGTCGGTGACGAGCGCACGGTGGTAGGCGGCGTCGTGCGGGAGGAGCGGGGACAGCTCCTCGACCGCACCGATGACCCGGTCGAGGACGCGCTCGACGTCGGCCGGGGAGGGGGCGCCGTCGGCCTCGAAGTCGATGGATCCGTCCTTGGACTGCCAGGGGCGGATCTCCTCGACGGCATCCCTGAGCACGGGCCAGGCCGGGTGCTCGACGACCCGCTGGGCCGTAGCTATCGCGCCGTCGGTGGTGTCGTGCACAAGAATTTCCGTCATAACACTTCCTCCACGGGAGAACCTCGCGTGGCATCACCGTAGCCGGGCAGGGATCCCGCCGACAAGTGGAGACCTGAAAATTATCCTGCGTACCCCCTATGGTCACCGCTGTTTTTCCTGCGGGATGCCGGGTAGAAGCGCGTTTCCCGCAGCACCGCTCGGAGCCGGGCGACCGGGCCCGCACGGCGTGGGACATCCCGCACCCGGGCCGCTACCCTCCCCAGTGCCGTATTGCCGTACCTCAGCGCGGGCAGGAGCAGTCGCCGGGAAGCCGCCGACGGAAACGAGGTCGCCTTGTC
This sequence is a window from Streptomyces parvus. Protein-coding genes within it:
- a CDS encoding electron transfer flavoprotein subunit alpha/FixB family protein; the encoded protein is MAEVLVLVDHVDGAVRKPTLELLTLARRIGDPVAVALGAGAEATAGVLGEHGAVKVLVSDAPEFADYLVVPKVDALQAAFEAVSPAAVLVVSSAEGKEVAARLALRIGSGIITDATDLEAGDGGPVATQAVFAASYTTKSRVSRGVPVITVKPNSAPVEPAAAAGAVEALAVSFGEGSTGTKVVSRTARESTGRPELTEAAIVVSGGRGVNGAENFPLIEALADSLGAAVGASRAAVDAGWYPHTSQVGQTGKSVSPQLYIASGISGAIQHRAGMQTSKTIVAINKDAEAPIFELVDYGVIGDLFTVVPQLTEEINTRKG
- a CDS encoding DUF6421 family protein, producing MTEILVHDTTDGAIATAQRVVEHPAWPVLRDAVEEIRPWQSKDGSIDFEADGAPSPADVERVLDRVIGAVEELSPLLPHDAAYHRALVTDLRRWAADGFRVPDFLDSLLAFQPAKMRADGLQHLVVFAMYTQNGNPDRNLEAVVLKMVWPQWLADLEANRYDNPLFCGITFEDFTSGYDTNSAVLFPETIAVREAPERFSWGGIFCDREAARFRRVTEASVELLGLELPDDIREMVGDQQRCEQAFVLWDMVHDRTHSHGDLPFDPFMIKQRQPFWMYGLEELRCDLTAFKEAVKLESEGNAHGRDVQYAVLFDRMFRFPVTGERVRNYDGLGGQLLFAYLHKHDVVRWTDNTLKIDWDRAPQVTNQLCAEIEKLYRDGIDRPKLVHWFAAYDLVSTYLAPHPGSRWAKGPDALDLTLPPRKLVDDVLPDEFPLSMFYEALAKKLKHVIASTKGITAANDERAAA
- a CDS encoding flavin reductase family protein, with translation MTATPDLASAPTAATPELFRSVFRRHAAGVAVITAAGERPVGFTATSLTSVAAEPPLISFGIGTSSSSWPVLSGAAYVGVHILGEHQQELAATFARSGADRFGPSTDWSSGPEGVPLLADVSAWLVCRVVSRVPAGDHRIVIAEAVAGSPSGTGRPLVYHQGRFTALRD
- a CDS encoding DUF6986 family protein; translation: MGQQEKVATSLAGAVSEEISASLTAVDAELARRYPGDPGTRQPVHTVYVPGDVFEPGTLRSWGDRALAALDEHAPDAASFAAVLGIPEELAGPVHDRVRAKLGREPVEDLRIDFEDGYGPRPDAEEDEAAARAARLVSEAYANGTAAPYAGIRMKCMEAGVRDRGIRTTDVFLTGLMEAGGLPEGLVLTLPKVTYPEQVTAFVQLLEAFEKAHGLDAGRIGFEIQIETSQSILAADGTAAVARMIDAAQGRATGLHYGTFDYSACVGVSAAYQAGDHPAADHAKAVMQVAAAGTGVRVSDGSTNVLPVGPTAQVHEAWRLHYGLTRRALARAYYQGWDMHPGHLPTRYAAVYAFYREGLEPAAARLAAYVAKAGGDVMDEPATAKALSGYLLRGIDCGALDTAEVARLTGLTRADLDAFASPRRGDLTVTAP
- a CDS encoding thioredoxin family protein, whose amino-acid sequence is MDRRTRGQRLDAARLGAELGERATLVQFSSAFCQPCRATRRTLTEVAGMVDGVAHIEIDAEAHLTLVRELDITKTPTVLVLDAQGEVVRRASGQPRTVDVVAALGHAI
- a CDS encoding low specificity L-threonine aldolase is translated as MRTDARRHHDPQVRGFASDNYAGAHPEVLAAIALANGGHQVAYGEDDYTGHLQRVMHSHFGPTAEAFPVFNGTGANVVALQALTDRWGAVICAESAHINVDEGGAPERMGGLKLLTVPTPDGKLTPELIDRQAYGWDDEHRAMPQVVSITQNTELGTVYTPDEIRAICDHAHERGMKVHLDGARIANAAASLDVPMRTFTNTVGVDVLSFGGTKNGALFGEAVVVLNPDAVRAMKHLRKLSMQLASKMRFVSVQLEALLAKDLWLRNARHANAMAQRLAEGVRAIDGVEILYPVQANAVFARLPHAVSERLQERFRFYFWDEAAGDVRWMCAFDTREDDVDAFLQALKEEMTR
- a CDS encoding CGNR zinc finger domain-containing protein, coding for MRRNPAPVELEPVEAFCNTATFLHGEDELARPGTAGGWLRAHGYPEAVAPAELAALTEARETVRAFLVERTSPEALDALNRLIHSVAGPPAVRPDGTLALRPADDGPPAAEIVRTVLEALLRDGLTGRHATRLKACAAPECRWVFYDRAPSSNGLWCDMDVCGARHKMRAYRARGGATARRDG
- a CDS encoding electron transfer flavoprotein subunit beta/FixA family protein — translated: MSLRIVVCVKYVPDATGDRRFADDLTLDREDVDGLLSELDEYAVEQALQIADGADDAEITVVTVGPEDARDALRKALSMGADRAVHVEDDDLHGTDVMGTSLVLARAVEKTGYDLVICGMASTDGVMGVLPALLAERLGVPQVTLLSEVSVNEGVVTGRRDGDTATERLEASLPAVVSVTDQSGEARYPSFKGIMAAKKKPVESLDLEDLELEAGEVGLAGAWTAVDSATERPARTAGTIVKDEGEGAKQLAEFLAGQKFI
- a CDS encoding SDR family NAD(P)-dependent oxidoreductase; the encoded protein is MNGNGRGEGTGALEGAVVAVAGAAGPAGRATLLRLAEAGATVVGCDANPERLAEAVDAARYAHGGATVTGETVDLLDLDATRDWAKRTEAEFGRIDGLVHLVGGWRGSPSFQETVLSDWDALEKLLIRTVQSTSLAFQEPLERSRKGRYLLISAAGASKPTAGNAAYSAAKAAAEAWTLALGDAFRKAGGEDGPRTAAAILVVKALVNDAMRAERPNAKFAGFTDVTELAEAIAGVWDEPAPEVNGKRLWLTPQP
- a CDS encoding putative leader peptide, yielding MPPELLLHGRVHVDLARYASARCPGV
- a CDS encoding transglutaminase family protein — encoded protein: MHLIQQSPDTAYLAADEAIDHEHPRVREVAADLAREADDAYTYARTAFTYVRDTVPHSADSGDPRVTWRASDVLATRNGICYAKSIALTALLRAHGIPAGLCYQRLADDDGGNPVVHGLVALRLPGHDHWARVDPRGNRPGIDAQFSLEEERLAWTVREHLGEVDYPAVYAAPPPEILHTLRSARDRTELLRTLPTHL
- a CDS encoding 1-acyl-sn-glycerol-3-phosphate acyltransferase; this encodes MAELVYRPVIGAARTMFKALDLKIDTQGSEHIPKTGGAVLVSNHISYLDFIFTGLGALPQKRLVRFMAKESVFRHKISGPLMRGMKHIPVDRNQGEDAYAHALRSLRSGEIIGVFPEATISQSFTLKSFKSGAARLAQEAGVPLIPMALWGTQRIWTKGRPRNFKRSHIPITIRVGEPVEAPADQYAGAITRRLRERVQELLEAAQRAYPVRPKDASDTWWVPAHLGGTAPTPAEVRELG